GGCTGGGCCTGGCGACACGTGGCGGCGCACACCACGTGTCCTCATTATTGACGATGATGCCGGCTATCGGGCGCTGCTGGCCGACATGTTTGCTGATTGGCAGTGGGACGTCTTTGAAGCCTCCTCAGGCCGGGAAGCCTTGGACACCCTGGAGCGCCATGCAATCAACCTGGTCCTCTTGGACGCGGCATCGCAAGGGATGGCCTGCGCCGACGTCCTCGCTGCCATTCGAGTTCGACCGCACGACCTTCGCATCATCGTCATGGGGACCGTGATGACGGAGAAGTTGCGCATCGACTGGCGAAGCCGGGGCGCGATGGATTGTCTCGTGAAGCCGATCGAGCCCCGAACTCTATCGGCTCTGCTCGTGGCGTTCGCGCCCCCGTCAGGGTTTGCGGATAGTTGACACGCCGGAGGTAACAACCTGTGCTGGCTTGAAATGGGGGAAAGATGAGTGACAACACACAACACTATCGAGGAGTCCCTATGAGTCGATCCATGAGTCTGTGCCGGAGACCGTGGGGCATGATGGCTTTGTGCATCACGCTCGGAGTTGCCGGCTTTCTTCAGGAAGGTGGCGCTTCCGCTCAACACATCATGCTCCAACCGGATCATGCAACCCCCGGATCGACGGTGGTCGTGAGCGGCAAGGGGTTGGGCGCGTTCAAATCCGTCCAGTTCAATAAAGTCACGTTTGCCGGGGTGCCGGCGCTGATTCAGCGCTGGGAGTCCGACCTGGTTGAGGTCAAGGTGCCGTTCAAGGCGACGACCGGTCCGGTCGAGATGATGATCGGGAAGAAGACACTCTCCGCCGGGACGTTCACGGTGGTGACGCCGCGTATTCAGTCCATCACCCCGACCGAGGCCGAACGGGGCACAATGGTCACGATCACCGGCGAGCATTTCGGCGCCACGGCCGGCGCGCGCGATCCCAATACGATGTTCGGTGTGAACGACGTGGTGATCGGCGGCGTGGTGGTGCGGCCGCGTCGGTGGAAAGACGACCAGATCGAGGTCGAGATTCCCACGAATGCCGCGCCCGGGGACGTCGTCGTGCGGTTGGCCTCCTCCGATCCCCTCCCCGATGGCTCTTGCTGTGCGCCGGTGGAATATCTGGCGAGTAACGCGGTGGCGCTTGCGCTGGTGCCCAGTATCCGG
The sequence above is drawn from the Nitrospira sp. genome and encodes:
- a CDS encoding response regulator; amino-acid sequence: MTTQRQAGPGDTWRRTPRVLIIDDDAGYRALLADMFADWQWDVFEASSGREALDTLERHAINLVLLDAASQGMACADVLAAIRVRPHDLRIIVMGTVMTEKLRIDWRSRGAMDCLVKPIEPRTLSALLVAFAPPSGFADS